Proteins from a genomic interval of Uloborus diversus isolate 005 chromosome 4, Udiv.v.3.1, whole genome shotgun sequence:
- the LOC129219973 gene encoding uncharacterized protein LOC129219973 → MTMTYQAHDGHVARSEDLHRHILRSHLAYLNQEETPSKLEQRRNLESLISEFLCVVSHGAKFTFIEISNILSHNIENNPNFSAYKAASAFEALEKYATNLISHPWRKEYKTVKLYSGFYKHSVESQLIGGDSVLQLLGYQFTDEGVLFLDEPVDPDKVARVALDCLTAYVECQIMVQICERVKAYKCSWLEIHNVREDYICGVDEAIRILHQLKRNAIEQDKQERWLRNQENGCKIEENFKPNLSSSYQKTGILVDVSNTWSSDNSYPPYEEESLLLQPTTVSNSYLSKSAKGCVPIHSKLSSWSEEISSPLSDYQNQGLVSRSDETDSYASRSLDDHIQMNYNFFNKSHNHVPRYLNSDLTPENVKDSWDLLQPSYGRRHNAYVNSDHDSHITGYSSTVPNMKESYTSHFGHPYPPPPQMMPLGLPSFSYHLPHDISIPLCQCQMCCERQFSLMPNKYQLPKDVSNNFDSNTRTSRIEANHDVDPSDICSSFLKISVDDARSSIKSKPFPISSTTYSSYENPSDCLNDVARSSTSKPIYHTPQRGSYYDNVPSPCDTEASCSIDMSGQSLNPKCDFQSNGIITCSASTLSIKPRSQKETPTVDSISCTLPTKQHKKNHASSSLTLVRESSSRTDLDLKNTKSLPPSSVQRDSKGFKKWSCTSCTFYNAAEKSICDMCGRSKLPGPEITPLVSGGRECPQCTLVNKKDTEDCTACGASLKDSPTYI, encoded by the exons ATGACTATGACTTATCAAGCCCATGATGGGCATGTTGCCCGAAGTGAAGATTTACACCGTCATATCCTGCGAAGTCATTTGGCCTACTTGAATCAGGAAGAAACTCCATCCAAGCTAGAACAGCGCCGTAATTTAGAGAGCCTTATTTCTGAGTTCCTGTGTGTTGTTTCCCATGGTGCAAAATTTACATTCATTGAAATATCTAACATTCTGAGCCACAATATTGAAAACAACCCAAATTTCAGTGCTTATAAAGCAGCATCTGCATTTGAGGCTCTGGAGAAGTATGCCACCAATTTAATTAGCCATCCTTGGCGTAAAGAATATAAAACTGTTAAG CTTTATAGTGGTTTCTACAAGCATTCAGTTGAAAGTCAGTTGATAGGTGGAGATTCTGTTCTTCAGTTGCTTGGTTATCAGTTTACAGATGAAGGTGTCCTTTTTCTTGATGAACCTGTAGATCCTGATAAAGTAGCAAGAGTAGCTTTAGATTGCCTTACTGCTTATGTTGAATGCCAG aTAATGGTGCAGATTTGTGAAAGAGTTAAAGCCTATAAATGCAGTTGGCTGGAAATCCACAATGTTCGTGAGGATTATATTTGTGGTGTGGATGAAGCAATTCGCATTTTAcatcaactgaaaagaaatgcTATTGAACAGGATAAGCAAGAAAGATGGCTCAGAAATCAAGAAAATGGATGTAagattgaagaaaattttaaacccAATCTATCCTCAAGTTACCAGAAAACAGGAATACTTGTTGATGTTTCAAACACCTGGTCTAGTGATAACTCCTACCCCCCATATGAAGAAGAATCCTTGCTTTTGCAACCTACTACAGTTAGCAATTCTTATTTAAGTAAATCAGCCAAAGGATGTGTTCCCATCCATTCAAAATTATCGTCTTGGAGTGAAGAAATTAGCTCCCCGTTATCTGATTATCAAAATCAAGGTTTAGTTTCGAGATCAGATGAGACCGATTCCTATGCAAGTCGAAGCTTAGATGATCATATACaaatgaattataattttttcaacaaaagccACAATCATGTCCCACGGTATTTGAATTCAGATTTAACTCCTGAAAATGTGAAAGATTCGTGGGATTTATTGCAACCTTCTTATGGTAGAAGGCACAATGCATATGTGAATTCTGATCATGATAGTCATATAACAGGTTATAGCAGTACTGTGCCAAATATGAAAGAAAGTTACACTTCTCATTTTGGACATCCATATCCTCCTCCTCCTCAAATGATGCCATTGGGTTTACCATCTTTTTCCTATCATTTGCCTCATGACATTTCAATTCCACTTTGTCAGTGTCAAATGTGTTGCGAACGTCAATTTTCCCTTATGCCCAACAAATACCAGCTCCCAAAGGATGTCAGCAACAACTTTGACTCAAACACTAGGACGAGCAGAATTGAAGCAAATCATGATGTGGACCCCAGTGACATTTGTTCCTCATTTCTAAAAATATCCGTGGATGATGCCCGCTCTTCTATCAAATCCAAACCCTTCCCCATAAGTTCAACAACATATTCCTCATATGAAAACCCTTCTGATTGTTTGAATGATGTTGCGAGGTCGAGTACTAGTAAACCCATCTATCACACACCCCAAAGAGGAAGCTATTATGATAATGTGCCCTCCCCATGTGACACGGAAGCCAGTTGTTCAATCGATATGAGTGGGCAGAGCTTAAATCCAAAATGTGATTTTCAATCCAATGGAATCATAACCTGTAGTGCATCAACACTTTCCATCAAGCCCAGAAGCCAGAAGGAAACCCCCACAGTTGATTCAATTAGTTGTACTCTGCCTACAAAACAACATAAGAAAAATCATGCAAGTAGTTCATTAACTTTAGTAAGAGAATCATCATCCAGAACTGATTTAGATTTGAAAAACACTAAATCCCTCCCACCTTCTTCAGTTCAGAGAGATtctaaaggttttaaaaaatggtcttgTACCTCCTGCACATTTTACAATGCTGCAGAAAAGAGCATATGTGACATGTGTGGGCGAAGCAAGCTTCCGGGACCTGAGATTACGCCCCTGGTCAGTGGTGGCCGTGAATGTCCTCAATGTACTTTAGTGAATAAAAAAGATACAGAAGATTGTACAGCTTGTGGTGCCAGTTTGAAGGACTCTCCGACATACATATGA